In Rhodoferax koreense, a genomic segment contains:
- a CDS encoding ABC transporter permease, whose translation MLIYIFRRLLVALSVMLTVAVISFMLLHLSGDLATAIAGPESSAADVEKIRVQYGLDRPITAQFFDWLGAAARLDFGRSFYFQNTVVELIGERLPITLKLGGVALLLAVVVAIPLGVLAAIYRDTWIDRLSLMVAVIGQAMPTFFFALTLIIVFSVGLKWLPVAGNTTWQHFVLPAVALGYYAMPAMMRLTRAGMLDVLGSDYIRTARAKGLSPARVVFKHALRNAIIPVVALAAVELGFMLGGSVVIESVYSMQGLGQLAWDSISRNDYPVVQAVVLIIAVFYIGLTFVADVLNAALDPRMRTR comes from the coding sequence ACCTGGCCACCGCCATCGCCGGACCGGAATCGAGTGCCGCCGACGTGGAGAAGATCCGCGTGCAATACGGGCTCGACCGGCCGATCACCGCGCAGTTCTTCGACTGGCTCGGTGCCGCTGCGCGGCTCGACTTCGGGCGATCTTTCTACTTCCAGAACACGGTGGTCGAACTCATCGGCGAACGCCTGCCGATCACGCTCAAGCTCGGCGGCGTCGCCCTGCTGCTGGCCGTGGTGGTGGCGATCCCGCTGGGCGTGCTGGCCGCGATCTACCGCGACACCTGGATCGACCGGCTGTCGCTGATGGTGGCGGTGATCGGCCAGGCCATGCCGACCTTCTTCTTCGCGCTCACGCTGATCATCGTGTTCTCGGTCGGGCTCAAATGGTTGCCGGTGGCGGGCAACACCACCTGGCAACACTTCGTGCTGCCGGCCGTGGCGCTGGGCTACTACGCCATGCCGGCGATGATGCGGCTCACGCGCGCCGGCATGCTCGACGTGCTCGGCTCCGACTACATCCGCACCGCGCGCGCCAAGGGTCTGAGCCCGGCACGCGTCGTCTTCAAGCATGCGCTGCGCAACGCCATCATCCCGGTGGTGGCGCTGGCCGCGGTGGAGCTCGGCTTCATGCTCGGCGGCTCGGTGGTGATCGAATCCGTGTATTCGATGCAGGGCCTGGGGCAGCTCGCCTGGGACTCGATCTCGCGCAACGACTACCCCGTTGTGCAGGCCGTGGTGCTGATCATCGCCGTGTTCTACATCGGCCTGACCTTCGTGGCCGATGTGCTCAACGCCGCGCTCGATCCGCGCATGCGAACCCGATAA